Proteins encoded within one genomic window of Paraglaciecola psychrophila 170:
- the yajC gene encoding preprotein translocase subunit YajC → MSLFISNAYAQDAGGSAGGGFEMLIMLGVFGLIFYFMLYRPQAKRVKEHKNLVTSLSKGDEVLTQGGMVGKIIKVSDEKDFIEIGLNDTTNIVIQKSAVSAVLPKGTMKAI, encoded by the coding sequence ATGAGTTTATTTATATCCAATGCCTACGCGCAAGATGCTGGTGGATCAGCCGGTGGTGGTTTTGAAATGTTGATCATGCTGGGTGTGTTTGGTTTGATTTTTTACTTTATGCTTTATCGCCCACAAGCTAAGCGTGTTAAAGAACACAAAAACTTAGTCACCTCCTTAAGTAAAGGTGATGAAGTGTTAACTCAAGGCGGCATGGTCGGTAAAATCATAAAAGTATCTGATGAAAAAGATTTTATCGAAATTGGCTTGAATGATACGACTAATATCGTTATTCAAAAGTCAGCCGTTTCAGCGGTTCTGCCTAAAGGTACTATGAAGGCTATCTAA
- the tgt gene encoding tRNA guanosine(34) transglycosylase Tgt gives MKFELDNTDGKARRGRLIFERGVVETPAFMPVGTYGTVKGMTPEELDETGAHICLGNTFHLMLRPGTDIIKQHGDLHDFMHWDKPILTDSGGFQVFSLGDLRKITEKGVTFRSPINGEKILLTPEKSMQVQRDLGSDIVMIFDECTPYPATESEAKVSMELSLRWAKRSKEEHGDNPSALFGIIQGGMYEDLRDVSLQGLEDIGFDGYAIGGLSVGEPKDEMIKVLDHTTNQIPADKPRYLMGVGKPEDIVEAVRRGIDMFDCVMPTRNARNGHMFITSGVVKIRNAVHKTDIGPLDEKCDCYTCKNYSRSYLHHLDKCNEILGARLNTIHNLRYYQRIMQGLRDAIAANELDAFVAEFYALKDMPVPQLKS, from the coding sequence ATGAAATTTGAATTAGATAATACAGACGGTAAAGCTCGCCGTGGCCGGTTGATTTTTGAGCGTGGTGTGGTCGAAACACCGGCTTTCATGCCAGTGGGTACATACGGTACGGTAAAAGGCATGACACCAGAAGAGTTAGACGAGACAGGTGCGCATATCTGTTTAGGCAATACTTTCCATCTTATGCTGCGTCCGGGTACAGACATCATCAAACAACACGGTGATTTGCACGATTTTATGCATTGGGACAAACCTATTCTGACTGACTCAGGCGGTTTTCAGGTGTTTAGCTTGGGGGACTTACGTAAGATCACTGAAAAAGGTGTGACTTTCCGTTCACCTATCAATGGCGAAAAAATCCTTCTTACACCAGAAAAATCGATGCAGGTGCAACGTGATTTAGGCTCAGATATTGTGATGATATTTGATGAGTGTACGCCTTATCCAGCGACGGAAAGTGAAGCTAAGGTGTCTATGGAGTTGTCTTTGCGCTGGGCAAAACGTAGTAAGGAAGAACATGGTGATAACCCATCTGCGTTGTTTGGTATTATCCAAGGCGGTATGTACGAAGACTTACGTGATGTATCGTTGCAAGGATTGGAAGATATCGGTTTTGATGGGTATGCCATAGGCGGTTTATCAGTTGGTGAGCCAAAAGACGAAATGATAAAAGTACTGGATCACACGACTAATCAAATTCCTGCTGACAAACCTCGTTATTTGATGGGGGTCGGTAAACCCGAAGATATCGTAGAAGCGGTACGCCGTGGTATTGATATGTTCGATTGTGTGATGCCCACGCGTAATGCTCGTAATGGACACATGTTTATTACCAGTGGCGTGGTCAAGATCAGGAATGCGGTACATAAAACTGATATTGGTCCATTAGATGAAAAATGTGATTGTTACACTTGTAAAAATTATTCTCGGTCATATCTACACCACTTGGACAAATGTAATGAGATACTTGGCGCACGCTTAAATACAATTCATAATTTACGTTATTATCAACGTATAATGCAGGGTTTGCGAGATGCCATTGCCGCTAACGAACTCGATGCATTTGTTGCCGAATTCTATGCACTAAAAGATATGCCTGTGCCTCAACTGAAAAGCTGA
- a CDS encoding ABC-2 family transporter permease, whose translation MINNQLDYLDNSETTPKTEPPTFFKKYWPRLPTQIIPYLRHKFSQLTLSQWMYLFACLLLLVNVDQDIKQDSELLWVGAIAGVGLIRELWHVFNRIWEHMLGKALILVLYAATANFALAISALKINVITGIEPGPFIFTLGFATLIMLPFWLLLSSIMFFSVALVTGNLWLVIGVLLRPFGVKIKIHWEDKTFVLITMILRLILIPYVIMAIFFMIVPYAQQIELFEQPIAMLKKSSSDERHQQDKLDEQIVLGETASKNVRLTFNNSPFNLPVDEQGHIKWLDKLIAGFIYHFETYPKSACIKSAQQRSLPIDENSILLVTEDDSALGYRFMVGPCVGNYSNVESPQKN comes from the coding sequence ATGATAAACAATCAGTTAGATTACTTAGACAACTCTGAAACAACGCCAAAAACTGAGCCTCCCACGTTCTTCAAGAAATACTGGCCACGTTTGCCAACGCAGATTATTCCTTATCTACGTCACAAGTTTTCACAACTGACTCTATCCCAATGGATGTACTTGTTTGCCTGTTTATTGTTACTGGTTAACGTTGATCAAGACATCAAACAGGACTCTGAATTATTGTGGGTAGGAGCTATTGCCGGAGTGGGGCTGATTAGAGAGCTTTGGCATGTGTTTAATCGCATCTGGGAGCACATGTTAGGTAAAGCCCTAATATTGGTGTTGTACGCCGCAACAGCTAATTTTGCTTTGGCTATATCAGCCCTTAAAATTAATGTTATTACGGGTATCGAACCTGGTCCTTTTATTTTTACATTAGGGTTTGCCACCCTGATTATGCTGCCGTTTTGGCTATTATTGAGCTCCATCATGTTTTTTTCTGTAGCTTTGGTTACTGGCAACTTGTGGCTAGTAATCGGGGTTCTGCTACGTCCATTTGGCGTCAAAATCAAAATACATTGGGAAGACAAAACATTTGTTTTAATTACCATGATACTCAGGCTGATATTGATCCCTTACGTGATCATGGCAATTTTTTTTATGATCGTGCCCTACGCCCAGCAAATAGAGCTGTTTGAACAACCTATTGCAATGCTCAAGAAGTCTTCATCAGACGAGAGACATCAACAAGACAAACTTGACGAGCAAATAGTATTGGGCGAAACAGCGTCTAAAAACGTCAGACTCACCTTCAACAACAGTCCGTTTAACTTACCAGTAGACGAACAAGGTCATATAAAGTGGTTAGACAAATTGATTGCAGGCTTTATTTATCACTTTGAAACGTACCCCAAATCAGCTTGTATAAAATCTGCTCAGCAACGAAGCTTACCCATAGATGAAAATTCTATTTTACTGGTCACTGAAGACGATTCAGCTTTAGGCTATCGGTTCATGGTTGGCCCATGTGTCGGTAATTACTCTAATGTTGAGTCACCTCAAAAAAACTGA
- a CDS encoding GGDEF domain-containing protein, which produces MLVFSTFIRPKNLSQKMMRVIFSIYLGVTCLITGIQFLTEYLKTQDSILSELKQLEETVREPISSSLWQYNQNQLGVLVAGLIKMPIIEGVDIFDKHAQTMISKRSFTPVSAPTSIFDTKADLSWTLNDQQIFLGSLVLYSSSEVVLDRVLFGFSLIAITAIIKLSVLFWLFIWAFDRYLARPLKELMSQVNEVQLNQDVSKRIILSNTDSNELSQLQNHMNMMLSAIEKDQQQLLEDEQAKRNWLEMAVAKRTEELQILNEKLKILAKNDSLTGILNRGSFFEAAEHLLLLSQRRESPASFILMDLDNFKIVNDTFGHFSGDKVLIHFTHTIHTFLRESDLFGRLGGEEFGIFLSDTGIDDAYQLADKLRHAISNSALEIDGETITYTVSIGIESSELKNISIDELFKSADSKLYGAKDKGRNYVER; this is translated from the coding sequence TTGTTAGTATTTTCAACTTTTATTCGTCCCAAAAATCTGTCTCAAAAAATGATGCGCGTGATTTTTTCCATTTATTTAGGTGTAACTTGTCTTATTACAGGTATCCAATTCCTTACCGAATATTTAAAGACTCAAGATTCAATCTTAAGTGAATTGAAACAACTAGAAGAGACTGTCCGAGAACCTATTTCTTCCAGTTTATGGCAATACAACCAGAACCAGCTGGGTGTATTAGTCGCCGGACTCATCAAGATGCCCATTATCGAGGGTGTAGATATTTTCGATAAGCATGCCCAAACGATGATATCTAAGAGGTCCTTCACTCCAGTCTCAGCCCCGACATCCATTTTTGATACAAAAGCAGATTTATCTTGGACACTAAATGATCAACAAATATTTCTTGGGTCGCTGGTACTTTACTCGTCTTCAGAAGTGGTTTTAGATCGAGTTCTATTTGGTTTTTCCTTAATTGCCATTACCGCAATTATAAAATTATCGGTTTTATTTTGGCTGTTTATTTGGGCCTTTGATCGTTATTTGGCACGTCCTTTAAAAGAACTGATGTCGCAAGTAAATGAGGTTCAATTAAACCAAGATGTCAGTAAACGGATTATACTTTCAAACACCGATAGTAACGAACTCAGTCAACTTCAAAATCATATGAATATGATGCTCAGTGCCATTGAGAAGGATCAGCAGCAATTACTAGAAGACGAGCAAGCCAAACGTAATTGGCTAGAGATGGCTGTCGCAAAGCGCACTGAAGAACTGCAAATTTTAAATGAAAAACTCAAAATATTAGCTAAAAATGATTCTTTGACGGGGATTTTAAATCGCGGAAGCTTTTTTGAAGCAGCAGAACATCTGCTGCTACTTTCGCAACGCCGAGAATCGCCTGCCTCTTTTATTTTGATGGATTTAGATAATTTTAAAATCGTGAACGATACCTTCGGCCATTTCAGCGGTGATAAAGTACTGATTCATTTTACACATACCATTCATACCTTTTTGAGAGAGTCTGATCTTTTTGGGAGACTTGGAGGGGAAGAATTTGGCATATTTCTCTCTGATACTGGGATTGATGACGCCTATCAGCTAGCCGATAAATTACGACATGCCATCAGTAATTCAGCTTTGGAAATTGATGGTGAAACAATTACCTATACTGTGAGTATTGGTATTGAGTCTTCCGAGCTAAAAAACATTTCAATTGACGAGTTATTTAAAAGCGCCGATTCGAAACTATATGGGGCTAAAGATAAAGGGCGTAATTATGTCGAAAGATAA
- a CDS encoding substrate-binding periplasmic protein, producing the protein MSKDKKTLLPLLFMLFLTGTSTANIYHTKTLNVCYDEWPPMTMFTSEESAARGVVIDMLDQIYTSKGYTPEYFEVPLARGLTMVADGLCDMLPEYVYSKNSEKDFEYATEATFVYTSAFVVRRDDSWVYNGIQSIKGKRIATGPGWDYSSMSVAYQNYIDDPNNSNLVELIAGKDDVVDRILRMIREGRVDLYADNDLVLQYVLNRLNLNDDLKIVRPGLENKLMEIPIFSKKIPLAKRQELIKVWNEGRLAMKGKKENMLLKKYNVTFEE; encoded by the coding sequence ATGTCGAAAGATAAAAAAACATTGCTACCTTTATTGTTTATGCTCTTTTTGACAGGTACCAGTACAGCCAATATTTATCACACTAAGACATTAAATGTTTGCTATGACGAGTGGCCCCCGATGACTATGTTTACCTCAGAAGAGTCTGCTGCTCGTGGTGTAGTTATTGATATGCTTGACCAAATATACACATCAAAAGGCTATACCCCTGAATATTTTGAGGTGCCTCTGGCAAGAGGATTAACAATGGTGGCCGATGGTCTGTGCGATATGTTGCCAGAATACGTCTATTCAAAAAATTCAGAAAAAGACTTTGAGTATGCCACCGAAGCAACATTTGTATACACCTCAGCATTTGTTGTCAGACGTGACGACTCATGGGTTTATAATGGTATTCAATCTATTAAAGGTAAACGTATTGCAACGGGTCCGGGTTGGGATTACAGCTCAATGAGTGTCGCTTATCAAAATTATATTGATGATCCAAATAATTCGAATTTAGTTGAACTGATTGCTGGTAAAGATGATGTAGTTGACAGAATACTTCGCATGATTAGAGAAGGTAGAGTCGATTTATATGCGGACAATGATCTCGTACTACAGTATGTTTTGAATCGACTTAATTTAAATGATGACCTAAAAATTGTGCGCCCCGGGTTGGAAAATAAATTAATGGAAATCCCTATTTTTTCAAAAAAAATACCACTTGCTAAAAGGCAGGAACTAATAAAAGTTTGGAATGAAGGTCGCTTGGCGATGAAAGGCAAAAAAGAAAACATGCTGCTAAAAAAGTATAACGTTACATTTGAAGAGTAG